From the Ignavibacteriales bacterium genome, the window ATTCCTCCCCTATCCGGGTTCTTTTCAAAGGATGAAATATTATATAACTTAATTGCTCATTCTACGATACCATTTTACATAATTGTTCTCATTACCGCCGGAATAACGGCATTCTATATGTGGAGACTAATGGGACTGACATTCTATGGTAAACCAAGATATGACCAGGAACATCTGCATCCACACGAGTCACCTGCTACGATGACTGTACCGCTCATAATTCTCGCTATACTCTCAGCAATAGGAGGCTTTATAGGACTTCCCCATTTTACTGGAATGCCTAATTATCTAGAGCATTGGCTGGAGCCGGTATTTGCAAAAGCACAGGAAGTATATCTGGCGAATAATCCCGTAAATGATCATACCATTAGCTTTGAGCTTGCGCTCATAGCACTATCGGTTGCAGTTGCTACAACAGCTATCGTTATCGCATTTAGAAAATTCTCAAAACAGGAAACATTCGAAGAGCCGAAGGGATTTGGAAAGGTACTCGAGAACAAATACTACGTTGACGAAGCTTATGACAAAGCTGTTGTTCAGCCAATATACAGGACTTCAGATAAGTTCTTGTGGGGCATATTTGATGTAAAGATAATAGATGGCTTGGTTAATGGAGTAGCAAAATTTATTTCTTCGCTAAGCATAGACTGGAGAAAGTTACAGACGGGAGTTATACAAGATTACACTACAATAGCTGTACTTGGTATTGTTGCAACCATCTTATATTTTATACTGCGTTAGAAAAATCTTAGAATAGCACAAAGGAAAAGAGGAAACGGCATACTCACGTTTCCTCTTTTTAGTTTTCCCCCATAACAATCTTATTTTTGAGGCTGTACTACTTTTGTCATTATAAATTCAGAGATGTCTGCAATATCCTGATTTGTAATTTGCCCCTCCTTAAAGAATGGCATTACATCATGTCCCAATCTAACATTGAACGCGATCCCTCGAACATCCCCTTCATATTCATTAAGGTGCGGTACGTCTTTCACCGGACTATCTTTGCTATGGCAATGTGAACATGCATCCTTGAAAAGAGTCTGCCCATGTTCGGCATCACCTTTTAGTTTAACTATCTCGTCGCGCTGGAGTTTGAATTTATCCTTATCGCGATCAGGCAAAGCAATAGTTTCATAAACTTCTTCTGTTGGGTCGTTAGGTGTCGCAATCTCTTCAAAATATGCATTCAGCGCATTGATCTGATCGGGAGTAAGTTCATCTTTATATCCAAGGTAGCGTTCCCAGCAGATTGTCGACCCACCGGCAGTTTTTTTCACTTCTTCTCTGGTAATCATGCCATGATATGTAGAAGTTCTTTTTGGCACTCCATTTACGGGTGAGAAGTATTTGGTAAGCGTGTTACTTGTGTTACTTCCGTCACTGTGGCAATCCGCGCACATCAGACCTGTCTCGGTCGATGCTTTATAAAATATCTCTTTACCCTGAGCAGATAGCCCAGAAGTCTGCGAATTATCATTGTTCTCAGATGTTGTATCACCTGAAGACTTTTTATCGGTGCTATTATTGCATCCGGTGTAAATAACTGCTGAAAATAAAAACAACAAAGAACATACTAGAAAAATGGGTCTTAGGATTTTTACCTTCATGATTATAATTTATTTTTTAGTGGTTTTTTTCCCAATATTCGGATAGAAATTAATACCCAAATAAACTGTCCCCCAGTTAACCTTTTTTTCCTCATTTGTATAGGATTCAAATTGTCCTCCTATTGGCGAATAAATATTAGAATAAAACTGTCCCTCTTCATCATTCAATTCAATATTTGTTCTCCCCCACTCCATTCTGCCTGAAATAGATCTGTCATTGTTTTTCAAGAGCAGATTACCAAGATCGTATTTGATACCGGCAACTATACCAAAATTCTTATTGAGCTTTACTTCTATACCGCCGTTAAAATTAACACCTATTCTGAAACCGCTGAAGCCTACCCTATTTGTATCATATGAATTTTCTGTACGTGTTAATTCTCCGCCCATAAAATTTAACGATAAATTAACTCCCGCGAAAGGGCTAACGATATTAGTAAAAGCTGACGGCGCAACCTCAAAGCCAAACCCGATAGCAAAATTTGAGAAGCTATAATTATAATTTACCGATGTAGGGAGCGTGTCTCCTGCTATCAAAATACCGGTAACGCCTGATTTAGAAGATTGGAATGTATTGAATGAATTATATGAAATAAAAGCAACACCACGTGTGATGCTATACTTATCAAAATTAATTTTTGCGGCTCCAAAAAATTGGATACCGGTTTTTGCCGCATAGTTATTTGTAATAAAATTTGTATCTATGTAAATAAACCCGTTCGGTGCATAGACGACATAGTCGTTTCCTTTTAGCTGATCCATAGGCTCGGATATCCCAATACCAAATTGGAACACAGGCTTATCCAGCTGTGAAAATGCATTTGAAGTAATCAAAAAGGATAGCAAAGCCAGTAAAAGAATTTTGATCTTCATTGATTTGATTTTTAGTTGCAATTAAGGATTTCAAAAACGGCAACGACTGCGGCGGTCTCTGCCCTGAGCTTTCTTTCCCCAAGGGATCCGGCCTGCCACCCGGAATTTTTGAGGCGATCTACTTCAACTTCACTAAACCCGCCCTCAGGTCCTATCAGCAGAAATACATCCCTGGAAGAATCGTCATATACAAATTTAGCGTCTTTTTCGGAAAATTCATACATAACTATTCTGTTTTTGTTGCTCATTGTGCTATCCAATAAATCATCGAACTTAATGATATTATTGATTTTAGGTAAAAAACATCTTTGAGACTGCCCCATAGCCGAGATACTAATTCTATGCAGTCTATTCAATTTTGTTTCGTTAAATATTGATTTATTTATCGTTCGCTCTGTAATAACAGGTGTGACCGAATAAACGCCCAATTCGACGGCTTTTTCAACTGCAAATTCATACCGGTCAAGATTTTTTAAGGGTGCTATATATAAATGAATCCTCTTATCCGGTTCGTACAGATCGGTCTCAATTTGTTTAATATTGCATCGAATTTGCTCTTTTGAAATATCTGTAATTTCACACCTGTAAATATTCAGCTCACCATCCGTCACATCAATACTATCACCCGGCTTTTTACGAAGAACTTTTGCAAGATGGCGGTATTCAAAATCCCCGTCAATAAAAAGAGATTTTCCTGAAATATCTATATTCTTTTTTGGAGTATAATAATATTCCATAATTAAAATGAAGCTGATATATCCAATATCAGATCCAGGGTGAGTTTATTCTGATCTTGCTTGCTGAATCCTAGGTCCATTCTTCCTACAAAATCGAACGGTAATATTGCATTTAATCCCACGCCGTACCCGCTTCTAAACTGGGTTTTATAAAAATCATCATTTTTATCCCAAACTCCTCCAACATCATAAAATGTAGTAAAATACAATCCATATTTATAACTCAAACCACTAAGGAACGAAATATTCTTAATTATTGGGAGGTTTTTACCGTCAATATAATTTGGTTTGATTATTGGAAATCGAAATTCCGCGTATAAACCAAGGAGAT encodes:
- a CDS encoding cytochrome c; translation: MKVKILRPIFLVCSLLFLFSAVIYTGCNNSTDKKSSGDTTSENNDNSQTSGLSAQGKEIFYKASTETGLMCADCHSDGSNTSNTLTKYFSPVNGVPKRTSTYHGMITREEVKKTAGGSTICWERYLGYKDELTPDQINALNAYFEEIATPNDPTEEVYETIALPDRDKDKFKLQRDEIVKLKGDAEHGQTLFKDACSHCHSKDSPVKDVPHLNEYEGDVRGIAFNVRLGHDVMPFFKEGQITNQDIADISEFIMTKVVQPQK
- a CDS encoding 16S rRNA (uracil(1498)-N(3))-methyltransferase, whose protein sequence is MEYYYTPKKNIDISGKSLFIDGDFEYRHLAKVLRKKPGDSIDVTDGELNIYRCEITDISKEQIRCNIKQIETDLYEPDKRIHLYIAPLKNLDRYEFAVEKAVELGVYSVTPVITERTINKSIFNETKLNRLHRISISAMGQSQRCFLPKINNIIKFDDLLDSTMSNKNRIVMYEFSEKDAKFVYDDSSRDVFLLIGPEGGFSEVEVDRLKNSGWQAGSLGERKLRAETAAVVAVFEILNCN